The following coding sequences lie in one Capsicum annuum cultivar UCD-10X-F1 chromosome 5, UCD10Xv1.1, whole genome shotgun sequence genomic window:
- the LOC124898618 gene encoding ribosomal RNA-processing protein 14-C-like, with product MEEDKSQEESRKEAAAEVEKEAAADEEGKEKEKADKETNREEVEKEASGKEKKKLRKKQLLQVKKEKKLRKKRKLKKHQLLQMPKKKKVRMKKQLQLLRKKELKRTKKIW from the coding sequence atggaagaagataagagccaagaagaaaGTAGAAAAGAAGCAGCTGCAGAGGTTGAAAAAGAAGCAGCAGCAGATGAAGAaggcaaggaaaaagaaaaagctgATAAAGAAACTAACAGAGAAGAAGTTGAGAAAGAAGCATCaggaaaggaaaagaagaagctgaggaagaaacagcTGTTGCAggtgaagaaagagaagaagctgaggaagaaaaggAAGTTAAAGAAGCACCAGTTGCTACAGATGccaaaaaaaaagaaggtaaGAATGAAGAAGCAGCTGCAGCTGTTGAGAAAAAAAGAGCTGAAGCGGACCAAAAAGATATGGTGA